A section of the Archocentrus centrarchus isolate MPI-CPG fArcCen1 chromosome 20, fArcCen1, whole genome shotgun sequence genome encodes:
- the LOC115799920 gene encoding sialic acid-binding Ig-like lectin 7 — protein MPPGHLWNEVLGVGPTRRRPQERQKTKSITGLFALTSQHLNREVVHWVCFCWNHTLIFTLWSLLCSSLLICFVTVQSVNIMTAIMLLSLLFIPRALAACPPNAHLFITAPTEMEALSGSCLRIPCNFNATGPEPFDSTRPVFGSWIKNDPSIKNVIFNSSETVNIYPMNITGNLKQKNCTTLFSNLTTAYTNTYYFRIMNWPVRATAVCDPLTITITDSPWRPKITVSGDLKEKESVTITCSAFTPCPHSPPELTWNLQQDSHNKIEENTDGSFTTKIQQTITLSDTHDEKKINCSARYPVNQGEETKTAETEETLSVSYVPKQTSASISPSGLVSAGSWVNLTCSSRAKPPVSSFTWFKKSTDGPVRVSEGQIYSFNVTDGGVYYCVATNDLGNQTSAEFHVNIEGVTLWPLLGGIIGIVVLLILILLCLIIFVWCLKSKHQTQQTQIQIHEELVSKREGEEENIHYGEISFCNLRYEASSDSVQDRGQQQDTVYAQVKVNRPENSLTQRARSQEELYAEVKKK, from the exons atgcctcctgggcacctctggAATGAGGTGTTAGGGGTaggtcccaccaggaggaggccccaag aaagacagaaaaccaaAAGCATCACAGGTCTGTTTGCTTTGACATCACAACATCTAAACAGAGAAGTGGTTCACTGGGTCTGTTTCTGCTGGAATCACACATTGATTTTTACTTTGTGGTCTCTCCTCTGTAGCAGTCTGCTCATTTg ttttgtgacGGTCCAATCTGTGAACATCATGACAGCCATCATGTTACTGAGTCTCCTCTTTATTCCAA GAGCTTTGGCTGCTTGTCCTCCAAATGCACACTTGTTCATTACTGCACCAACAGAGATGGAAGCTCTGAGTGGATCTTGTTTACGAATCCCATGTAACTTTAATGCTACTGGACCAGAACCATTTGACAGCACAAGACCTGTTTTTGGATCATGGATCAAAAATGATCCCAGTATTAAAAATGTGATCTTCAACAGCAGTGAGACAGTTAACATCTATCCAATGAATATTACAGGaaacctgaaacagaaaaactgcacaACTCTGTTTTCAAATTTAACCACAGCTTATACAAACACATACTACTTCAGGATTATGAACTGGCCCGTCAGAGCAACTGCTGTTTGTGATCCTCTTACAATAACAATTACAG ATTCTCCTTGGAGGCCCAAGATTACAGTCTCAGGTGATCTGAAGGAGAAGGAGTCTGTCACTATAACCTGCTCAGCTTTCACTCCCTGTCCACACTCCCCTCCTGAACTCACCTGGAATCTCCAACAAGACTCTCACAACAAAATAGAGGAAAACACAGATGGAAGCTTTACAACTAAAatccagcagaccatcactctgtcagacacacatgaTGAAAAGAAGATCAACTGCTCTGCCAGATATCCTGTGAACCAAGGAGAAGAAACCAAGACAGCAGAGACAGAAGAGACTCTCAGTGTTTCAT ATGTCCCCAAACAAACCTCAGCATCCATCAGTCCATCAGGTTTGGTGTCAGCAGGCAGCTGGGTGAACCTGACCTGCTCCAGCAGAGCCAAACCTCCAGTCAGCAGCTTCACCTGGTTCAAGAAGAGCACAGATGGACCTGTGAGAGTATCTGAAGGACAGATTTACAGCTTCAATGTAACAGATGGAGGAGTTTATTACTGTGTGGCCACTAATGATCTGGGTAATCAGACATCTGCAGAGTTTCATGTGAATATTGAAG GAGTCACACTGTGGCCACTTCTTGGAGGAATCATCGGGATCGTTGTactcttaatcttaatcttactCTGCTTGATTATCTTTGTTTG GTGTTTAAAATCAAAGCATCAAACTCAACAGACTCAg ATTCAAATACATGAAGAGCTGGTTAGtaaaagagaaggagaggaagaaaacatCCATTATGGAGAGATCAGCTTCTGTAACCTGAGATATGAAGCGTCCTCTGACTCAGTGCAGGACAGAGGACAGCAGCAGGATACGGTGTACGCACAGGTGAAGGTCAACAGGCCAGAAAACAGCTTAACACAGAGAGCTCGCAGCCAAGAGGAACTCTACGCTGAGGTCAAGAAAAAATGA